From Aspergillus fumigatus Af293 chromosome 5, whole genome shotgun sequence, a single genomic window includes:
- a CDS encoding glycosyltransferase family 1 protein: protein MSGTTTPPRKILLVVTGEGYTHAGEAIQRIAHVASRRKQLGADLIEEVLYDTELRVVGGTEARPMHLQTADMRMPVYKARNWDLMAVSDVVLGLLGGGAYYAARLAWMHRRVVGDFVDSVVRGSLVGGQGFLLGLKRLMIVWSTRFVYSSLGLSLLSFKRDTVSPAVS, encoded by the coding sequence ATGTCTGGAACCACTACTCCGCCAAGGAAGATCCTCCTGGTAGTTACGGGGGAAGGCTATACGCACGCAGGTGAGGCCATCCAGCGGATTGCTCATGTGGCGTCTCGACGGAAGCAGCTGGGCGCGGATCTCATCGAGGAGGTGCTGTACGATACGGAGCTGCGGGTGGTGGGTGGGACGGAGGCGCGGCCGATGCATCTCCAGACGGCGGATATGCGGATGCCGGTTTACAAGGCGCGGAACTGGGATCTGATGGCGGTTTCGGACGTGGTGCTGGGCTTGCTTGGAGGAGGGGCTTATTATGCGGCGCGGTTGGCCTGGATGCATCGTCGGGTTGTTGGGGATTTTGTTGATTCTGTGGTTCGAGGGTCGCTGGTTGGTGGGCAGggctttcttcttggtctcAAGAGGCTTATGATAGTTTGGTCGACGCGCTTTGTATACTCCTCTCTGGgactttctttgctttctttCAAACGAGACACTGTCTCCCCCGCTGTCTCCTAA
- a CDS encoding putative ABC multidrug transporter, with the protein MLCAADHLLGPRVDESCRALDFTLFFEDLVLGCVPPAVLLLLVPFALYQTRRQPVRVHEAPWIAVKLGILAALLGLQIAYLVVRMRSSSLRTQATIPSGILSVVSTASIAVLSCWQHRRSWRPSLLLGLYFPTMILCDVARARTLWLVFSRSSPTAPSLFTAATSLTALLLILEERRKKGVASDSSALTQETKSGVWDRTFFIWLLPVFRRGFRGLLTIDNLAGVDAELQADVLAINTPPWITGVANIDPIDDMTRPHALLQATFHAFASSFLAGILPRLVLLALTFAQPFLVTATISYVENQGAHNRPAIGKALIGAFALVYTGIAVATALYMRQAFRFILRVRGALDALIYRKTTRRRSPPTENERAAMTLMGTDVERIVTGLRDIHEMWASTVSIAIATWLLERQLSGACVVPLILAVAGFLATAWVASRSNTGQRRWIEKVQARLHTTAALLQNMKTIKMLGLTGVVGQFVESLRQAEIETSKGFRKLIIWQIVLSNGPNTIAPMVSFAVFSIIAAVKQDETLATSRAFTSLTLISLLTLPVYTLLQTLPALWQCLGCFDRIQEYCRAQVEPKDQGRLTDSVEMYAQPPIPRPEAAITFKDATLGWASLEKPVLHDLNLRIPHGSTTVVSGRVGSGKSTLLAGILGEATCLSGSIHVSLTRVGYCSQTPWLVNDTVRNNIVGFSAFDAERYAAVTWACALDEDLRHWPGGDAMIVGGGAMSLSGGQKQRVVSDLVSLCSPVLLTKRETLARAVYAQPELLLLDDIVSGLDLRTMEQITHRLLGPGGYLRRQQITVVLATHAGGHAYQDNPLAVDGLPVSRDSTTDETGCGRRPFLPDRSWSRPFAGNSRVSCSPIPLSPLGCPFPIRLTRRSVVAQLVVFRQRPESQSAHGQVLWRLCGSLDWIAFGTHPGMPVGYHVWGTPNRRTGLTADREQSTCHLHDIQLGNETSFGSSAHGDKDTDPGELTNRFSQDMELIDMMLPLVAINTADSAGSCLVKLGILCAVSSYAALTAPFFILALWVLQRFYLHTSRQVRLRDIEAKAPLYSHLLETIDGLATIRAFRWTTDFETKNDRLTTRSQIPIYTLYCVQQWLQVVLDMMVAVLVVILIAVFVFWPGMYTPGSVGVALNIVITFSTGLASLIKNWTMMETSIGAVARVRAFVRDTEPECPTPAPAMPPPGWPSAGAIEFRDVRATYRNDGPPALNSVSLQIPPGTKLAICGRSGSGKSSLILCFLRLLDIQQGTITVDGIHLATLDPASLRTRFGTVPQTPYFMPGSIRRNLDPHNTASDADIIRILQAMALWERVHALGGLTAELRDTDWSAGEQQLLCLGRALLRRSRILLLDEATSSMDAATATSMQHVLEAECRDCTVLAVMHQLQHVERYHLVALMDAGRIVELDSPAALLARDSEFSRLYRAQAATGTRQLT; encoded by the exons ATGCTCTGTGCTGCTGACCACCTCCTGGGCCCCCGGGTGGACGAGAGCTGTCGAGCCTTGGACTTCACCTTGTTCTTCGAGGATTTGGTCTTGGGATGCGTTCCGCCAGCCGTGCTACTCTTGCTGGTCCCCTTTGCATTGTATCAGACCCGACGGCAGCCTGTACGCGTGCACGAAGCTCCATGGATTGCTGTCAAACTGGGAATCTTGGCAGCACTGTTGGGCCTGCAGATTGCATACCTGGTCGTCCGCATGCGATCATCTTCTTTAAGAACGCAGGCCACTATTCCCAGCGGCATTCTGTCGGTGGTCTCGACGGCGAGCATAGCCGTTCTCTCGTGCTGGCAGCATCGTCGCTCCTGGAGGCCTTCTCTCTTACTTGGCCTGTACTTCCCCACGATGATACTATGCGACGTGGCACGGGCTCGCACACTGTGGCTGGTGTTTTCTCGTTCATCCCCCACGGCCCCTTCGTTGTTCACGGCGGCAACATCTCTGACGGCTCTTCTGCTCATCCTGGAGGAACGAAGAAAGAAAGGCGTCGCGTCCGACTCCAGTGCCCTAACCCAAGAGACGAAGAGCGGCGTATGGGATCGCACCTTCTTTATATGGCTGTTGCCTGTGTTTCGGCGAGGATTCCGAGGGTTACTGACGATCGACAATCTTGCTGGGGTCGATGCGGAGTTACAGGCTGACGTGCT TGCCATAAACACGCCACCGTGGATTACTGGTGTGGCTAACATTGACCCCATAGACGATATGACACGCCCTCATGCCCTTCTGCAAGCGACCTTCCACGCCTTTGCCTCCTCGTTCCTGGCTGGCATTCTCCCGCGGCTAGTCCTCCTGGCCTTAACCTTTGCCCAACCATTCCTTGTCACTGCAACCATCTCCTACGTTGAAAACCAGGGGGCCCATAACCGGCCTGCTATTGGCAAGGCTCTGATTGGCGCGTTTGCCCTGGTATACACGGGAATCGCA GTTGCCACGGCTCTCTATATGCGACAAGCGTTTCGTTTCATCCTGCGCGTGCGCGGGGCTCTGGATGCTCTCATCTATCGCAAAACCACCCGCCGCAGATCCCCGCCGACAGAAAATGAGCGTGCCGCCATGACATTGATGGGGACTGACGTGGAGCGGATTGTGACAGGGCTTCGGGACATCCATGAGATGTGGGCCTCGACCGTCAGTATTGCGATCGCCACCTGGCTGTTGGAGCGCCAGCTATCCGGGGCTTGCGTTGTTCCCCTCATCCTTGCAGTAG ctggttTCCTGGCCACGGCGTGGGTGGCATCCCGGTCCAACACCGGTCAGAGGCGCTGGATCGAGAAGGTCCAAGCCCGGCTTCATACCACGGCAGCGCTTCTGCAGAACATGAAGACTATCAAAATGCTAGGGTTGACCGGTGTCGTCGGCCAATTCGTCGAGAGCCTGCGCCAAGCTGAAATCGAGACCTCCAAGGGATTTCGGAAACTCATCATCTGGCAAATCGTTCTCT CGAACGGCCCCAATACCATCGCTCCCATGGTCTCATTTGCGGTTTTCAGTATCATAGCCGCGGTCAAGCAAGACGAGACCTTGGCCACGTCGCGAGCATTCACCTCGCTTACCCTGATCTCCCTACTCACGCTTCCCGTATACACTCTTCTGCAGACCCTTCCCGCCTTGTGGCAATGTCTCGGCTGCTTCGACCGGATCCAGGAATATTGTAGAGCGCAGGTGGAACCCAAGGACCAGGGGCGTCTGACGGACTCGGTAGAAATGTATGCCCAGCCTCCTATTCCACGCCCAGAGGCAGCCATTACCTTCAAAGATGCCACGCTGGGCTGGGCCTCACTGGAAAAGCCCGTTCTGCACGACCTCAATCTCCGGATTCCCCACGGCTCCACGACGGTCGTGTCCGGGCGCGTGGGCTCCGGAAAGTCCACTCTCCTCGCTGGTATCCTAGGCGAGGCGACTTGCCTGTCCGGCTCCATCCACGTCTCCTTGACCCGTGTGGGATACTGCTCGCAAACCCCGTGGCTGGTGAATGACACGGTGCGTAATAACATCGTGGGGTTTTCTGCATTTGACGCCGAGCGTTACGCCGCGGTGACGTGGGCCTGTGCCTTGGATGAAGATCTCCGACACTGGCCCGGGGGAGATGCAATGATCGTGGGGGGAGGCGCCATGAGCTTGAGCGGAGGACAGAAGCAGCGCGTTGTAAGTGATCTCGTCTCTCTTTGTTCCCCGGTCTTGCTGACCAAGCGGGAGACGCTGGCCCGGGCCGTCTATGCTCAACCggagctgctcttgctggATGATATTGTGAGTGGACTCGATCTCCGAACGATGGAACAGATCACGCATCGCCTCCTCGGTCCAGGGGGGTATCTCCGGCGCCAGCAAATTACTGTCGTCCTCGCCACTCATGCCG GTGGCCATGCGTATCAGGACAACCCTCTAGCTGTAGATGGGCTTCCAGTATCCCGGGATAGCACGACCGATGAGACG GGCTGTGGACGTCGGCCTTTTTTGCCGGATCGATCCTGGTCTCGTCCTTTTGCGGGCAATTCCCGAGTAAGTTGCTCACCAATCCCCCTCTCCCCCTTGGGCTGCCCCTTTCCGATCCGACTCACCAGACGCAGCGTTGTGGCTCAGCTGGTGGTCTTCCGCCAACGACCGGAATCCCAATCAGCACACGGGCAGGTACTTTGGCGTCTATGCGGGTCTCTCGATTGGATCGCTTTTGGCACTCATCCTGGCATGCCGGTGGGTTATCATGTTTGGGGCACCCCAAACCGACGGACAGGGCTGACAGCAGACCGAGAGCAGAGCACTTGTCATCTCCATGATATCCAACTCGGCAATGAAACTTCATTCGGATCTTCTGCACACGGCGACAAA GACACCGACCCCGGGGAATTGACCAACCGGTTCAGCCAAGACATGGAACTGATCGACATGATGCTTCCACTCGTGGCGATCAACACCGCCGACTCGGCCGGGTCCTGCCTGGTGAAGCTGGGTATTCTGTGTGCGGTCAGCAGCTATGCGGCGCTGACAGCGCCGTTCTTCATCCTGGCGCTGTGGGTCCTCCAGCGGTTCTACCTGCATACTTCTCGGCAGGTCCGACTGCGCGACATTGAAGCAAAGGCGCCGCTGTACTCGCACCTGCTGGAAACGATCGACGGGCTGGCCACCATCCGAGCCTTCCGGTGGACGACGGATTTCGAGACGAAGAATGATCGGCTGACGACGCGGTCCCAGATTCCCATTTACACGCTCTACTGCGTCCAGCAATGGCTGCAGGTCGTGCTCGATATGATGGTGGCCGTCCTGGTGGTCATCCTCATCGCAgtctttgtcttctggcCGGGGATGTATACCCCCGGCTCCGTCGGCGTGGCCTTGAACATTGTCATCACCTTCTCGACCGGGCTCGCCTCCCTCATCAAGAATTGGACCATGATGGAGACCTCGATCGGGGCTGTAGCTCGCGTGCGGGCCTTCGTTCGCGACACTGAACCCGAATGTCCCACTCCCGCACCCGCCATGCCTCCTCCGGGTTGGCCATCCGCCGGCGCCATCGAGTTCCGCGACGTGAGGGCAACTTACAG GAACGATGGCCCCCCGGCTCTGAACTCCGTTTCCCTGCAGATTCCTCCAGGCACCAAGCTCGCCATCTGCGGCCGCTCCGGCAGCGGCAAGTCCTCGCTCATCCTTTGCTTCCTGCGACTCTTAGACATCCAGCAAggcaccatcaccgtcgACGGGATCCACCTCGCGACCCTGGACCCGGCGAGTCTCCGGACCCGCTTCGGCACCGTCCCCCAAACACCCTACTTCATGCCGGGATCCATCCGCCGCAATCTCGACCCGCACAACACCGCCTCCGACGCCGATATTATCCGCATCCTGCAAGCTATGGCCCTCTGGGAGCGGGTCCACGCGCTGGGCGGCCTCACCGCCGAACTCAGGGACACGGACTGGTCTGCGGGCGAGCAGCAGTTACTCTGCCTGGGGCGTGCGCTGCTCCGTAGAAGTCGGATTCTGTTGCTGGATGAGGCGACGAGCAG TATGGACGCCGCCACAGCCACGTCAATGCAGCATGTCCTCGAAGCGGAATGCCGGGACTGCACGGTGCTTGCCGTCATGCACCAACTCCAGCACGTCGAACGGTACCACCTGGTGGCGCTGATGGATGCTGGCCGCATCGTCGAGTTGGATTCGCCTGCCGCCTTGCTGGCGCGAGACTCGGAGTTCTCGAGGTTATACCGTGCACAGGCTGCGACGGGGACAAGGCAGCTTACATGA
- a CDS encoding TPR domain protein, whose product MDTHDVSGNREYWEYLRRYKQTLQHAQSRKGQRPKTTKSRDEIIFQFMLRRIRSSVAPVDLQTIRSSFVPPAYAPCTAPLRSLAKAMIKDLTLETHHRGSYILLRAVTPPDTMTSVMVIVEDEEGDVLMLQLYNQEEGLLAEGRLIQGTVILVKEPYLKTMSDGDYGIRVDHLSDVRFILDHDTLIPSPWRRQRMENEASARSWKLKGNDCFNDAHYHAALDCYSKGLDSSPAPDEAVTIQLNRALTFLKTHQFDAALRDLETVSADSKPSEKALFRKAQALYHLQRFRESGEAHQVLAREFPSNAPARSEFNRAIARLAEQKTGKYPFKRLQLEATKRRPPLLDHATYVGPVAVRPTESRGRGLFTTEAVKAGDLLFCEKAFAHAFHDADDPRRSIGLLINPQTNQITMGTQTELIRLIVQKLYKNPSTIPAFIDLYHDSYQPVAVPEVDDTPIVDTFLVEQIVALNCFGCPLLSRESHRRTMTGQAQLDHDEQKFHSCGVWLLASYINHSCCSNARRSFIGDMMIVRAAQDLAAGTEITFWYQSPLNSDFPEKRMNLQHWGFKCACAICQDAQQTEKSIVMTRKKLTADLKKEIQCRKKPNTTTITALLSRLEETYRQPASEVPRLGLWRPYWNLAMLYAMHGQPQKTIEFALKTLESLGYVVEGGHLPRISGTPLRVKQWGLMTDSLVGCWMSLSHAYQQVAPDLAPQAHEYARITYRICLGEDETFDETYAQVSERSYGFLAGE is encoded by the exons ATGGATACCCACGACGTCTCGGGAAACAGAGAGTACTGGGAGTACCTGCGCCGGTACAAGCAGACTCTCCAGCATGCCCAGTCCCGCAAAGGACAGCGGCCCAAGACGACAAAGTCTCGCGATGAGATTATATTTCAGTTCATGCTTCGGCGTATAAGGTCCAGTGTTGCGCCGGTCGACCTCCAAACCATCCGGTCGTCTTTTGTCCCTCCAGCCTACGCACCCTGCACCGCTCCTTTAAGGAGTCTGGCGAAAGCCATGATCAAAGACCTCACCCTCGAAACCCATCATCGTGGATCCTACATTCTACTGAGGGCAGTCACTCCGCCAGACACAATGACCTCGGTCATGGTTattgtggaggatgaggaaggagatgTTCTCATGCTGCAACTGTacaatcaagaagaagggctCTTAGCTGAGGGCCGTCTTATCCAAGGGACAGTGATACTGGTGAAGGAGCCTTATTTGAAGACCATGTCCGACGGAGACTATGGCATCCGGGTTGACCATCTTTCCGACGTGAGGTTTATCCTAGATCATGACACTCTCATCCCATCGCCGTGGAGACGACAGCGCATGGAAAACGAGGCCTCTGCCCGCTCCTGGAAGCTGAAGGGTAACGATTGTTTCAACGATGCTCACTATCACGCCGCGCTTGACTG CTACTCCAAGGGTCTGGactcttctcctgctcctgacGAAGCCGTTACTATCCAGCTCAATCGTGCTCTCACATTTCTCAAGACTCATCAGTTTGACGCAGCCCTCCGCGATCTCGAGACAGTCTCGGCAGACTCCAAGCCCTCCGAGAAAGCGCTTTTCCGCAAAGCCCAGGCTCTCTACCATCTGCAGAGATTTCGTGAATCTGGTGAAGCTCACCAAGTGCTTGCCAGGGAATTCCCGAGCAATGCCCCCGCTCGGAGCGAGTTCAATCGCGCCATTGCGCGACTCGCGGAACAGAAGACCGGCAAGTATCCGTTCAAACGGCTGCAGCTCGAGGCGACAAAACGACGTCCACCACTTCTTGATCACGCAACCTACGTTGGCCCTGTTGCGGTGAGACCGACCGAGTCCCGCGGGCGAGGTTTATTCACGACCGAAGCCGTCAAAGCCGGGGATCTTCTCTTCTGCGAGAAAGCGTTTGCGCATGCCTTCCATGACGCCGACGACCCCAGGAGGAGCATCGGCCTTTTGATCAACCCACAAACAAACCAAATAACCATGGGCACTCAGACGGAGCTTATTCGGCTGATTGTGCAAAAGCTGTACAAGAATCCATCCACCATACCAGCTTTCATTGATCTTTATCACGACTCATACCAGCCCGTTGCCGTGCCAGAAGTAGACGACACCCCGATTGTGGATAC GTTCCTTGTGGAGCAGATTGTGGCGTTGAATTGCTTTGGCTGTCCTCTCCTGTCTCGCGAGTCGCATCGACGCACCATGACCGGCCAGGCGCAACTGGACCACGACGAGCAGAAATTCCATTCCTGTGGCGTTTGGCTCCTGGCATCCTACATCAACCATTCATGCTGCAGCAATGCGCGGCGTTCATTTATTGGCGATATGATGATTGTTCGTGCCGCACAAGATCTCGCCGCGGGCACCGAAATCACCTTCTGGTATCAATCACCCCTGAACAGCGATTTCCCCGAGAAACGAATGAACCTGCAGCACTGGGGCTTCAAGTGTGCCTGCGCAATATGCCAAGATGCGCAACAGACCGAGAAGAGCATTGTGATGACGCGAAAGAAACTCACGGCTGatttgaagaaagagatccaATGCCGCAAGAAGCCAAACACAACGACAATCACGGCTCTCCTCTcccggctggaggagacatATCGACAGCCCGCCTCTGAGGTTCCTCGTCTCGGCCTTTGGAGACCATATTGGAATCTTGCAATGCTGTACGCCATGCATGGACAGCCACAGAAGACAATCGAGTTCGCGCTGAAAACTCTGGAATCGCTGGGCTACGTTGTTGAAGGCGGGCACCTTCCCCGTATCTCAGGGACACCACTGCGGGTCAAGCAATGGGGATTAATGACAGATAGTCTTGTCGGGTGTTGGATGAGTCTCTCCCATGCGTACCAGCAGGTCGCCCCTGACCTAGCGCCTCAAGCGCACGAGTATGCTCGGATTACATATCGGATCTGTCTCGGCGAAGACGAAACATTTGACGAGACCTACGCGCAGGTATCGGAGCGGTCATATGGTTTCCTTGCCGGCGAGTGA